From Alloacidobacterium dinghuense:
ATTCAAGGGGGTCCGTACTTTCGGTCAGCAAGTGAAACATCTGGCGACGACCAACCATATCCTGGCAGCTGCCGCTCTTGGCGAGGAGCCGCCCGCCGATGCCGGGGACGAGCAGGGACCCGAAAATATACGAACAAAATCAGAGATTTTGGATTACCTGAACGCCTCTTTTGCCCATCTTGGTAAAGCGATTGACGCTATCGGCGATAGCAGCACAATGGTTAAATCCTCTCCGATTTCACCGTTGCCTGGCAGCAAGACAACGCGCTTGGCGCTAACAGTCGAGGCGTTAATTCATGCATTTGACCATTACGGACAAATGGTCGAGTATCTGCGCCTGAACGGCGTGGTTCCTCCCGCGAGTAAGCCATGAAGCACGACAGAATACCAATAGCCTGCAACTTGACGAGTGAAGAATTGCGCACACGTGAAACGAACCTTCTGGCTGAGTTCAAGTCCGCAGTTACCAAAATAGAAGAACTTCCGGATGGATATGCCTTTCGCGTCCCCGGCGAGAAACGATGGCTGGATCTTGCAGCACAATTGCTGATCGCTGAGCGCGAGTGTTGTCCGTTCCTCACCTTCCAAATGACGGCTGAACCGCAGATGGGACCGATCACCATCCGAGTCACTGGTCCTGACGGTAGTAAGGAGTTCCTGAAGTCCATCCTCGTTAACTGAGTGGAGTCCAAAGGGGCCAAAGTTGGATTTCCTTTTTTCGGTCGCAGACCGATCGCCAAGTGCGCACTTATCCAAGCGGATAATCGCAACGAGCTGGCTGAATATTTGACGAGCTATATCAACGCAACGGCGTCAACAATTGAGAGCTTAGATTCCTATTGACCGTCTATAAGAGCAGCGCTATCGACCGACTTTTCGTTTGGTAGTCGGCGTCGGTAAACGTGGCTGTCGATGAAGTGCACATGGAGACTTATTCGGCGTGAAGCGCCTCTGTGGGGTCGACCGAAGCGGCGCGGCGCGCGGGCAGAAAACTGGCGACCAGAGCGGCAATGGCAAGCACGATGGAGACGGCCGCGAGCGTCGTCACATCCCACGCGCGCACTTGAAAGAGCAGCTTGCCCAGCAGCGTGGTCGCCGCGAGCGATCCGGCGAGGCCGAGCACGATGCCGACCATGGCGAGACCGCCGGCTTCACGCAGGATCATGCGATAGACCGTGCTGCGCTGCGCACCAAGCGCCATGCGCACGCCGATTTCGCGCGTGCGGAGACTGACCGAATACGCGACGACGCCGTAGAGGCCGACAACAGAGAGCAGCAACGCTAGCGCGGCGAAACTGCCCACCATCCATGCCGAGGCGCGATGCAGCGTAGCGGAAGGCGAATCGTACAGCTTCTGAAGCATTGTGCCGGGATCGGAGACGGCCAAGGTTGGATTGGCCGCGTGAATGGCCGATGCGGCCTCGGAGAGGACAGAACTTTCGGATTGACCGGTACGCAACACCACTGTGAATCCATCGTTCGGAGGGGACGGATTCTGATTGCGGGGCCGATACATGGCGGCCTGCGGAGCGGCGTCAGGCTGGCCTTCCTGAATGGTGTCGACGACGCCGATGACGAGCATGGGGCTTTTTTGATCGCCATCTTCCATAGCGATCTGCTGGCCGACCGGATCTTCGCCGGGGAAATAGAGCTTCGCGAGCTGCTGGTTGATGACGACGACGCGCTGACGCGACTGGTCCTCATCATCGGCGAAGAAGCGGCCGCGGACAAGGCGCGCCTGCAGCGTGGAGAAATAGCCCGCGCTGACGTCGCGGATGATGACCTCGTTGTGATCGACAGGCGGCCGGCCCACGATCACGAAATTGCTCGAGCCGTCGCCGTCGCCGAGCGGCGCCTGCTCGGTGATTGAGACGGAGGCGACGCCGGGCAACGCGCCGAGCTCAGCATGGATGCGGCGCTCGAAGCTGATCCATTCCGGCTCGGTACCGGTTTTGATGGTGCCGGAGACATCGAGCGTGGCGAGGCCATCGGCGTTGAGTCCGGTATCGACGTGGAGCAGGCGATAGAAGCTTTTACCGAGCAGGCCCGCGCCGACCAGCAGGATCATGGCAATCGCAAGCTCGGCGATGACGAGGTTAGAACCGAAACGGCGCCAGACCGTGCCGGATGCACCGCGCGAGACTTCCTGGAGGCCATCGCGCAGGTCGGCGTGCGAGACGCGCAACGCAGGCAGCAGCGAGAAGATGATCGCGGCGATGAGCGTAACTAATGCGGTGAACGCGAGGACGTGTGCATTGAGGCCGACGGCGCGCACGTAGGGCATGGTGTCGAGAAAGTCTTTGGGGATGAGGCCGAGCACCAGCCGGATGAGCAGGAACGCGAAGCCGAGGCCCAGTGCGCCCGCGAACACGGCGAGAGCGATGCCTTCGGTGAGGAACTGAGAGACGAGGCGCGAGGACGAGGCGCCGAGGGCTCCCCGGACAGCCATTTCGCGGCGGCGGCGCTCAGTCCGGACCAGCAGGAGACTGGAAACATTGATGGCGGCGATGAGCAGGAGCAGCGCGGCACCGGCGAGCAGCATGAGCAGAAGCGGTCGGATGCTGCCCAGGATGGCGTCGACGAGCGGGTCCATGGTGGCTCCGCGGCCGTGGTCGTCGCCGGGGTACTGCTGCGCGAGTTGGAGGCCGATGCGCTGGGCATCGGCGAGAGCGGCGGCAAAGCCCACGCCTGGGCGCAGGCGCGCGAGGCCGATGAGGTTGTGACAGCCGCGCACCTTTTCGCAGCCGCCATCCGGTCGCTCGGTTCCCCAGAACTCGGAGGGCTCGGCGGGAGCGAAGTGGAAGCTCGGCGGCAGCACGCCGATGATGGAGGTGACATTGCCGCTGAGGGTGACGGTTTGGCCGATGATGTTGCGGCCGCCGCCGAAGCGATGCAGCCATGCGGAATAGCTTATGAGCGCGACAAAGGGCGCAGCGGGCTGGTCGTCATCGGGGCGGAAATCCCGGCCAAGTACGGGTGAGACGCCAAGGGTACGGAAGAATCCGGCTGTGACGCGCGTACCGTGGACGGGCTGAGGCCCATCGGGCGTTGCGAGCATGAAGCCGTAGTTCGCGAAGGCTTCGAGCGAAGTGAAGACGGTGTTACGGCGCTGGTAGTCGAGCCAATCCAGGTATGAGAGATGGAAATGCGGGCCGAGGGTGTTGCTCTCGTAGACGATGGCGAGGCGCGAGGGCTGCGCGTAGGGCAGTGGCTGAATGAGCGCCGCGTCGACGAAGCTGAAGATTGTGACAGCCGCGCCGATCCCGAGGGTGAGCACCAGGATCGCGGTCGCTGCGAATCCCGGGTTCTTACGTAATTGGCGGACAGCGAAACGAAGATCCTGAAGGAGAGCATCGGCGGCAGATTCCCAGCCGGCAGACCAGACTTTGATTCGAACGGTCTCGGCGCTGCCGATTTCGGCACGGGCAGCGGAGACTGCCTGATCGCTGGAGAGGCCGCGGCGCAGCTTGTCGTCGATGGACGCCTGCAAGAAGCAATCGAGTTCGCTCTGGATGTCGGCGTTGCGGCGCTCGCGGCGGAAGAGAGCACGAAGTCCGGTGACAAGGGATTTGAACATGGCGCGATCCTCCGATCAGGCTTCGAGAATGCGGGTGATAGCGGAGATCTGACGATCCCACTGTGCGCGCTCTTCTGCGAGAGCTTTGCGGCCGCGATTCGTGAGCTGATAGTAGCGGGCGCGGCGGTTATTCTCAGTGGCGCGCCATTCGGCTTTGATTCGGCCGGCGCGCTCGAGGCGGCTGAGGGCGGGCAGCAGGGAGCCCGGGTTGATCCGGAAGACGCCGTCGCTGACCTGCTCGAGGCGCAGGGCGATACCGTAGCCGTGCATGGGATCGAGGGCGAGGGTTTTCAGGACGAGCATTTCCAGAGTTCCCTGGACAAGGTCGCTTGATTCGGGCATAGGCGTGGCTGCTCCTCTTGATAATCAAGATGTGTAATGCACGCTCCATTCGATTGTCAAGGGGAGGGCGGATATCGTGGCGGCGGTAGGGACAAAGCCTTATATCTACTCCATTTCTAGCTTCGACGTTGTGGCAGGGTTGGCACAGTCCTTAAAAGGGTCAGGAACGGCGCCTGAAGTGGGTGAACGAACAGCAGAGAAGTACCAAGAGTTTCGTTCGGAGTAACCTGCTCTTCTCGATTCAGTAACCAGGCGCCTCGCTAACCAATTAGTAGCTTCTTATTACCAAAGCGATCTGGGTATCTGCTAGATTGCTGAATATACTTGGGCTTTATGTTGTGGCTGTCGATCTTTATCGGCGGTCTGAAGTTTTTGCCATTGCCTTGACCGCGCTTGAACCGGATGGGTGGCCGCGGGTTGTTAAGAGGTTCCACTGCAGTGATAGGGCCAGTTGGGAGTGACATAGGCGAAGCCCTGTTCAGCAGGGGGCTGAATCAACCCCTATTATGCCAAAATCAATCGGCGCCAAGACGGCTACGAACGTGACCCGCCGATTGTATTTACCAACGATCTGTTGCGCTTCAGCCGTTGAGTTTCCGCCGAATTAATCGCCATTTGTCTAAGTGCGTAGGTCGTTAAGTTACCGAGGAACCTAATCTCGCATCTCCCCTCGCTTACGTTGAATACCAGTGTTTTGGCTAAGCCAAGAGGAAAATAGACTATGACTACGTTAGTGTCCTATCCGCAGTTACAGAGCGAATCGCTTGTTGCGTGTATCCAACCGAAGATCGAGAGCATGATAAATGAACTCGTGACTTCGCTGCCCGACCCGCAAAAGCTAACTAACAAAGAGCGGCGTGGGATTATCGCGAGATATACCTCTGTCCTTGAAGGAAACTTCATCTATTGGATGACCGCGACCTATCTCGCGGTCCAGTCGGAAGAAGCCCGTCCGATTCTCCTGGATAATCTCCACGAGGAAGTGCGCGATGCTCATCCTGCAATGCTGCGGAGATTCGCAATTGCAGCCGGCGCTCTTCCCACGGACACAGACGCGCTCGCCGTGCATGAAGACTTGACGAATGTTCGGCTGTTCCTGGGCCGGCTCTCAGGAGTGCAGTCGGTTGTAACGATGGCCTTCTTCGAAGGATTCATCCAAAGGTTTATGGCCTACTTGGCGGACCTAGCGGCAGCCCAAGGCTCCGCAGAGATGGAATACACAGATGTGCACGGTGTCTGTGATATTGCACACACCCAGGGGCTTTTCACGGCACTCGTCGCGGAGATGACCGTCAACCCCCTCAGTGTCGGGGCGGACCCCCTGGAAGGTGTTTATCTGCTCAGAACTCTGATTCAAACCATCATCTTCCAGCGGATATCAATCCTCACAGCCTGATCGAGCCACAAGGAACATCGCAAATGCAAACACAGAGTCCAACAAGAGTTGGATTGCCAGAGCAAGCTCGGTATTTCACGGTACCGGGTGCGCATCTTTACACCGTGCTGCATCAGGCGATGGATCCGGTGGCCCGAGTTTTGCTTGTAGGACCATTTGCTGCCGAACGGCATTTTTCATATCATCCGTGGGTCCGCTGGGCCCGATATCTGGCCTCGAGGCGAATCGAAGTTCTTCGCTATGACTATCGCGGTGTCGGTGAAAGCACGGGAGTCTTTGAAGAGTTGAGTCTTGAAAATTGGAGCGAAGACGTCCAGCTCATTGCTAAGTGGGTTGCGAGTAGGTCGCCAAGTATGCCGCTTCTCCTCCATGGTCTCGAAATGGGCGCCATCCTCGCTGGTAGGGCTTTCCATGAGGGTACTGGTGACGCTTTACTCCTATGGTCTCCGCCTGCTAACGCAAACCAAGTGCTACGCTCGGGCCTCCTGCGTTGGGCAGGATTGGAACAACTCTGGGAGGCTCCCGAGAATCGAACGCCTGCCTCTGAATACATTCGCCAACTTGAGCGAGGCACTTTTATCGAAGTCCACGGATATCTATGGTCGAGGCGCCTTTGGCACGACTCTTTTGGTTTCACTCTGCCGGCAAACATGGAAAACGAAGGCTTGTCTTACCAGGCTTACAAGAAGCCTGTGAAGATAGTTAGATTTGGCAAAGATGCAGCTTCTTTAGCTATGCCGTACTCGAGGTACGACGAAGTTAAAGATTGTAGTTGGCTGTATTCGTGCAATTTCGATTGGATTACCGGAGCCTTAGGCCTACCAACTCTAGGGAGTCATGAAGAAGAGTATTCAAGGGCGTGAGCTGATTGTACTGGATAGCCTCGATGCCGCCGCCATCGCTACCTATCACAAAACTTGCGAAGACAGTTACGACTCGCAATCTGAACTGATCAACAGAGATCGCGTCGGCGTGTTGATCCTGAACGGCCTCTCGGCCACCCGAGCCGGGAATGGCGATGCCGCGGTTTGGTGGGCCGACTGGTTTGCTGAGTGCGGCTATCCGTCCTTTCGACTTGATCTCCCAGGATTTGGAGACTCTGTGGGAGACCCTCCAGAAGATTGGCTCGACTTCATTAATCTGGGGGGCTATGCATCGGTTGCCTCCGCCAAAGTAAGAGAACTCGTGGCACGGTTCAACTTATCGGGCGTACTCCTGGTGGGACATTGTGCCGGCACGGTATCTGCAATCTTTACGGCAGCCGCAACCAAAGAATGCAGAGGCCTCATTTTGATGGAACCCTATTTCCAGTTCCGGCAGACGATACGACCGAAGATTCGTGCTCAGCTGAGCCTCTGGGCTACACGAAGTCGTCTTGGCGGAATCTTAAGCAGTATCTTTGATCGCGTGAAGGGGATTCGTTTGGCCTTTCGCCGAAATGTGCTCCCCGAGAATGCGAATCTTCTCCTCCTCCGCCGCTGGAAGGAAATGACATCAACCGGCATGCCTATCCTTATCCTCAAGGCACCAGGATTCAAGACGCAGGGTGCGAAACCGAGAGTCGGTGAGTTCGACTATTTTAAGTACGCTATGGGATTGGCCGGTCGCAGAAGTCAGGTTGTCGTACGATCGGTCGAGGGCGCCAATCATTCTTTTGCGAACCACCAAGCTCGGGCGGCGGTGCGTCAGCACACTGAAGAATGGCTGAATGGCTATTTCCCCTTGAGAAATCGTAAAGAAG
This genomic window contains:
- a CDS encoding DinB family protein; translation: MKQKHCILLLLLLLVYGTIAMAQTGKPKGTVLKSAVDVRQQDSENNAPVLDAQREKAALLIFLNSVQTQIVSAADAMPAVKYSFAPAEGEFKGVRTFGQQVKHLATTNHILAAAALGEEPPADAGDEQGPENIRTKSEILDYLNASFAHLGKAIDAIGDSSTMVKSSPISPLPGSKTTRLALTVEALIHAFDHYGQMVEYLRLNGVVPPASKP
- a CDS encoding ABC transporter permease is translated as MFKSLVTGLRALFRRERRNADIQSELDCFLQASIDDKLRRGLSSDQAVSAARAEIGSAETVRIKVWSAGWESAADALLQDLRFAVRQLRKNPGFAATAILVLTLGIGAAVTIFSFVDAALIQPLPYAQPSRLAIVYESNTLGPHFHLSYLDWLDYQRRNTVFTSLEAFANYGFMLATPDGPQPVHGTRVTAGFFRTLGVSPVLGRDFRPDDDQPAAPFVALISYSAWLHRFGGGRNIIGQTVTLSGNVTSIIGVLPPSFHFAPAEPSEFWGTERPDGGCEKVRGCHNLIGLARLRPGVGFAAALADAQRIGLQLAQQYPGDDHGRGATMDPLVDAILGSIRPLLLMLLAGAALLLLIAAINVSSLLLVRTERRRREMAVRGALGASSSRLVSQFLTEGIALAVFAGALGLGFAFLLIRLVLGLIPKDFLDTMPYVRAVGLNAHVLAFTALVTLIAAIIFSLLPALRVSHADLRDGLQEVSRGASGTVWRRFGSNLVIAELAIAMILLVGAGLLGKSFYRLLHVDTGLNADGLATLDVSGTIKTGTEPEWISFERRIHAELGALPGVASVSITEQAPLGDGDGSSNFVIVGRPPVDHNEVIIRDVSAGYFSTLQARLVRGRFFADDEDQSRQRVVVINQQLAKLYFPGEDPVGQQIAMEDGDQKSPMLVIGVVDTIQEGQPDAAPQAAMYRPRNQNPSPPNDGFTVVLRTGQSESSVLSEAASAIHAANPTLAVSDPGTMLQKLYDSPSATLHRASAWMVGSFAALALLLSVVGLYGVVAYSVSLRTREIGVRMALGAQRSTVYRMILREAGGLAMVGIVLGLAGSLAATTLLGKLLFQVRAWDVTTLAAVSIVLAIAALVASFLPARRAASVDPTEALHAE
- a CDS encoding PadR family transcriptional regulator is translated as MPESSDLVQGTLEMLVLKTLALDPMHGYGIALRLEQVSDGVFRINPGSLLPALSRLERAGRIKAEWRATENNRRARYYQLTNRGRKALAEERAQWDRQISAITRILEA
- a CDS encoding iron-containing redox enzyme family protein, whose protein sequence is MTTLVSYPQLQSESLVACIQPKIESMINELVTSLPDPQKLTNKERRGIIARYTSVLEGNFIYWMTATYLAVQSEEARPILLDNLHEEVRDAHPAMLRRFAIAAGALPTDTDALAVHEDLTNVRLFLGRLSGVQSVVTMAFFEGFIQRFMAYLADLAAAQGSAEMEYTDVHGVCDIAHTQGLFTALVAEMTVNPLSVGADPLEGVYLLRTLIQTIIFQRISILTA
- a CDS encoding serine aminopeptidase domain-containing protein; protein product: MDPVARVLLVGPFAAERHFSYHPWVRWARYLASRRIEVLRYDYRGVGESTGVFEELSLENWSEDVQLIAKWVASRSPSMPLLLHGLEMGAILAGRAFHEGTGDALLLWSPPANANQVLRSGLLRWAGLEQLWEAPENRTPASEYIRQLERGTFIEVHGYLWSRRLWHDSFGFTLPANMENEGLSYQAYKKPVKIVRFGKDAASLAMPYSRYDEVKDCSWLYSCNFDWITGALGLPTLGSHEEEYSRA
- a CDS encoding alpha/beta hydrolase — protein: MKKSIQGRELIVLDSLDAAAIATYHKTCEDSYDSQSELINRDRVGVLILNGLSATRAGNGDAAVWWADWFAECGYPSFRLDLPGFGDSVGDPPEDWLDFINLGGYASVASAKVRELVARFNLSGVLLVGHCAGTVSAIFTAAATKECRGLILMEPYFQFRQTIRPKIRAQLSLWATRSRLGGILSSIFDRVKGIRLAFRRNVLPENANLLLLRRWKEMTSTGMPILILKAPGFKTQGAKPRVGEFDYFKYAMGLAGRRSQVVVRSVEGANHSFANHQARAAVRQHTEEWLNGYFPLRNRKEVL